TGGAATAACTTTTCCTGTTTCTGGGTTAATAATGTTACCAGTAGTATTACTGTACTGAGTATTTGTTACTGGATCTTTATTGATAGAATTAGTTGGTGGAACAATTAATCCATCCTTACCCTTATCGGCTTGATCTTTAGCTTCTTCATCAGGTACAACACCTCCACCATTGACTGGAATTCCTGGTTTTGGTTTTGTAGTACCTGAAGTTGATCCTGAGACAGTGCTGTTGGTTTCTGGGTTAACTAATTGGTTATTACCATCTATTGGCAAGTTAGTTGATGGATCAAACAAATTACcattttcatcttcaataGGTGGTAAGCCAGGTTTTCCACTAACAATACCAGCAGTAGAATTGTTAATTGGCTTTCCTGTTGATGGATCAACTAATTCACCTGTAGTTGAGTTAAATGGAATATCTGAGACTGGATCCTTTGGTAAACCTGTTATTTCATCAACTGGTAAACCATAAACATTATCAGTCTTAATACCATTTGAAACTGCATATTTGTATGCACCAGCAAATGAAGAATCCAtggtattattatttgttggGTTAATCAAATGACCAGTTGGTGGATTGAAAGGCAGACCTGTGGTTGGATCGATTGGTTTACCAGTTACACTGTCAGTTTGTGTTGGTGTCTTCATTATTGGGTTCAAGTCACCAGCAATTGAACCTGGGATTGGTCTCTTTGATACTTGACCAATAAGTCTACCTGACTCAATATCATACATCAATTCAGAAATAGAATCAATCTTCTGATCCTTTTCTGGAATTGATTCTGGTACGCTTGGAGGAATAGATAACTTGAATTTATCAGCATTTGCTGCTGCTACTTCTGGAGGAATAATACCACCATCTTCAATCTCAGGGGAGAATGGAGTTTGCTCTGATGGACCTAAAGAACCTGGAATCATCACTCCTGTTGCTGGGTTCAACAATCCACCAAATTCTCCAACAACCATATTTGTTGCTGGGTCGATTGGAGCTGATTTCTGAGATAATAATGACTCACTTGCAGAAATTCCTGAAACAATACCTGCAATTGTTCCATTCATTATCTCATCTGATATTGGATCAAACAATTCACCAGTTTCTGGATTGAACGGAATCAAACTGACTGGATCCAATGGGTAACCAGTGAGTGTATCAATTGGTAAACCGTAGGTTTCATCAGTATCAACTGTCAAATTCTTAGCAGCAAGATATGATACCGATAAACCAGACATTGTTTGATTGGTATATGGATGTACTAAATTACCTGATTTTGGATCAAATGGAAGACCAACCATTGGATCAATTGGTAAACCAGTACTCTTGTGAGTTTGAACTGGGAATAAATTGCTTGTATCAGCTATTTGTCCTGCTTGAGAACCTGGAATTGGTTCATCATTAGAgtctaataataaaccaCTGTTATAGTCATAAATCATTCTTGTGTACTTATCCAACATCTTTTCAATTGGGATTGGTGTAATTTCAATGTCACCGATATCAGGTAATGGTGTCGTTGTTGTTGTCATTTCGTCTCTCTtggtagtagtagttgtCGTTGGCactgttgttgttgttgttgttgttgcttttgttgttgttgttgtaaCTATTGGCTTTaatgttgttgttgttgtggCTATTGGTGGCTTACCTGGAACctttgttgttgttgttgttgttggTTTTTGAGTTGTTGTTGTAATGATTGGATTAAGAGTTGTTGTGGTTGTTGTTGCCTTagtagtggtagtagtagttgGTTTGCTTGGACTTCCAGTTGTAGTAGTTGTTGGTTGTCCTGGGGCTCCAGTTGTAGTAGTTGTTGGTTTTGCGGTAGTCGTTGTTACGAAATCAGCTGAAGTTTGATATCCAGAGTGAATTGCACCATACTTCGCAGTACAAGTGTCGCAATAAACTTCATTGAATAACTCAGAAGGTTGTATTGGAGCACTTATTAGAGAGACATCCTTAGAACCGTATGGGCTTACGTGAATTTTTCCATCGCCGCTCACACCAACTATTATTGAACAGCTGTTATGGCCAGCTACTGGAGGAATTGTGAAATCCAAACTTCTATCTGGGAACTCGAGTTTACCTGCACCTTTTCTGCATCTTACTGAAATAGTGTTCCCTACATCTTTAACCTTAAATCTGAAGCGGACATGCGTGTCATCATTTGGAATCATTGTAAATGCCATTCCATTTTCAATACGTCCATCTTTTCCGATAACACCAACATAAGTTGCTCCTTTTGCCTCACATTCGCCATTCTTTTCCAACCAACACCATTCATCAGGTTTAATTACACTCTCAGTTTCAGAagtagtagttgttgttgtgGCAGTGGTAGTTGTTGTTGGTTTCTTGGttgtagtagtagtagtagttgttgttgttgttgttggTTTCTTGGTAGTTGTGGTTGTGGTTGTGGTTGTGGTTGTGGttgtagtagtagtagtagttgttgttgttgtggtagtagtagtagttgttgttgttgtggtagtagtagtagtagttgttgGTTTCTTGGTAGTTGTAGTTGTGGTTGTGGTTGTCGTggttgttgttgttgtcGTGGTtgtagtagtagttgttgttgttgttgttgttgttgtagttgttgttgttggTTTCTTGGTACTTGTGGTTGTGGTTGTGGTTGTTGTGGTTGTAGTTGTTGTGGTTGTAGTTGTCGTTGTAGTTGTTGTggttgttgttgttgtggTTGTAGTTGTTGTGGTTGTAGTTGTGGTTGTAGTTGTTGTGGttgtagtagtagtagtagtagtagtagtagtagtagtagtagtagtcGTCGTggttgttgttgttgttgttgttgttgttgttgttgttgttgttgttgttgttgttgtagTTGTAGTAGTTGTAGTAGTCGTAGTtgtagttgttgttgttgttgttgttgttgttgttgttgttgttgtagtagttgttgttgttgttgttgtggTTGTGGTTGTGGTTGTGGTTGTGGTTGTGGTtgtggtagtagtagtagtagtagtagtagtagtagtagtagtagtagttgttgttgttgttgttgtggtagtagtagtagttgttgttgttgttgttgttgttggTTTCTTGGTAGTTGTGGTTGTGGTTGTAGTTGTCGTGGTTGTAGTTGTTGTGGttgtagtagtagtagttgttgttgttgttgttgtcgtagtagtagttgttgttgtcgtagtagtagtggtagtagttgtagtagttgttgttgttgtcgttgttgttgttgttgtcgtagtagtagtagtagtagttgttgttgttgttgttgtgTGTTTCACTCCAACACATTTAGTGTATGGAATGTATACCTTACTGCCcatatcaaatatttgacCTTGTTCAAAAGAGTTCTCAGAATTACAAGGAGCATTAATCTTAGGATCTACCAACAAGAAGTTGGTGTTTGCACTAGGCTCAGTGGTCTTAGTCTCATTAGAACGATAAACACCTGCATAAGTGTTTGGAATAGTTTTACCAGTGGACCTACTGACTAAATTTCCAGTGACAGGGTTGAATGGACAATTAGAGTATGGATCAGTTGGGAGACCAGTGATAGAATCAACTCTAAACCCGGTGGATGAATCAATGCTATAACCTTGTTTCCATCCACAAGATCTTGAACCAGAAATAGTAGCTTGTTTGTTTGGATCCTTCAGTTCACCACTTGTGATACTTACCGGCCAATTCATTGATGTGTCCGTTGTAAATCCAGTAGTAGATGTAAAGTTCAGTTCAGATACAATGCAAGATTCGCTTCTAATACCTGCAATTGAACCTTCCAAAATAGAATTCGTGTTTGGATCGTACATTACGCCAGTGCTATTATCAAAAAGCATTAAAGAAACTGGGTCAACCATTCTTCTTGTATTTGGTTCGATTGGAACTCCGCTAACATCCAACTCAAATGGTGCACTGTAAGCACTAGATGTTGTTGATGCATCAGCATGTTTACCAGTATATGGACTGAATTTCTTGCCAGTAGAATCAATAAGCAAGAAAGTTGTTGGGTCTAAATCTGAAGGGAGAGATGGGATTacaaatttttcatttgaaaCTGCACCAGATGATTCAATTCTCATCTCTAATCGGTTACTCGATTTAAATGCAAGTGAAAAAAGTGGGTTCATAATAACAGCCACAAGGGCTATTGCCGATGAGCTCACTTTAATGTTCACCATGATTTTTGACTTCACCTagaatttataatttttggCTCTGATAATTGTCAATAGCAAGCCACCCTTTGTTTATCACTAGAGTAGGCTAGCTCAAACCCTGTGCAAAAGAACTTCCTAAGCTGAAACTTATGATGTAGCGttaatatattacaaaaaaactACTTGCCAACAAGAGTTATCACAAGTGCATTCAAAATGCACAATATGCTTCTCTGTTCTATCCAGGATTTTCTAATGTATGTACTTTTTATTCACAGAGTATACACTCGCGTACAGCAACGTATAATTATCCTTTGCATGTATTAGGGTGCAATACGGGCTAGACTTGAAAGATACGTCATTTTTTACATAAGAAATCCAAATACATGCACCTCACACATTTAGGCGGGAAATGGCAAAAACGTTATTATTGCGTGATTGGCTTTTGCCGccttaattaattaattaattaatttagaCAGGTGAGAGACAGTTAGCACTAGTAGTCTAGTGGTAGGATGACGCGTTCCCATTGCGTCGGCCCGGTTTCGATTACCGGCTAGTGCAGTTTTTGGGGGGGGATGTGGTATAGATCTAAGTGTTGCGGTTCTTACATGTCTTATATTTTTGTGTTCGATAGAgtttaatagaaataaaataaataatatgaataattgTATCTCTCTAAGAGAATAGATATTATGTTTAATTACGAAATGCAAGAGATTAACTATTAAATTGAACTAAAGTATATGTTTTTTCGAACCTACTATGAAAAGCTTGATAATCTATAATTTTGTAGGTGCCCTTGAAGGTAGTCCATCCTTAGGTCTTTTGTTAACCCAAGGTGGTTCAATATTGGGATGGTTTGAGACGTATGGAGGATCGTTGGTTGATGGAATTTGTCCAGTAGGAAGTGGAGAATGTCCCAATacttcttcattattaagaGACCTCCATTCTGGGGGAAACCTCAATAAAGACTGCGCTTCTTTTAGGTCATGTTCTAAAAGTTGCATTACAGTCTGTTGCTCCTCTATTTGTTTTTCAAGCTTTCTGCATGCTAGAAGCATAACAATAACGTCATTTTGGTCTTGAGGCTCAATGTTAGAAAAATAGGCAGCCATTTCGGTGAGACTACTATATGGTCTTCTCCTTGCTGCAGAAAGTCCACCTACAAATGGGCTCTTTGAAAACTTTGCTCCATTACAGACTCCCTGTTTTGCTAAATATCTTCTATTCCTTGAATTACCATTAAATGCTGAAATTTCGCTCGGAAATTCGACCATATCAGAGTATCTTGGATGTCCTATTCCTTGTGGCAATGTATTAGATGCAGCTAATTCATCGTCATCATCAAGGTTCGAATCAGTGCTTTCTAGGTCTCTCAATCCTCTAATTGTagcaatttttttttctattccATGCCACTTAGTTCCACTAACAGTATTATCATTTTGGTTTGACTTCCTTTCGCCTGATTTTTTGTTCTTGTCGTTGGAACTTTCTTTGGGAGTTTGGTCTATTTGAGCTTCACTAAGGTCGCTCGATTCCTTGTTACTGCTATTGCTATTAGTATCTTTTAATTCTGCTTCTTTTTTATGCTTTCTAGAATGATGTTTTCTACAGCAATGTCTACTACTTCTACCACCATTCTGGCATGCAGTACTACAAATTGCTGCTATAGTTGTAACCATTTGCCACATTGCAGGATCCAAACCTTGAAAACTTGGAGACCCAGATCTATTAAACATATCAGGAATCCCATTAAAACCAACTCCCAACTGAGGAAACATCCCATTCTGAAAGTTATTAGTTGGAATATTTCCCGAATTTGTATTTGCAGAATTAATTGAACTTTTTAGCTGACTTGTTTCTTTGCTTGCAGGAACATTCGAATTTGATGGAGCAGGATTTTGTGACTTGTTTATAGCCAAATTAGGTTTCTGATTCTGCTCCTTGGAAGGAGTCAAGTTTGCTTTTGATTCGGAAATTTTCTGCAAAGAGGGTTCTTTGCTCTGGCATTCCAACCTTTGTTCTGTCTTCAATTCAGGTGGTGAAGATGAACCTGAAACTGGAGCTTGAAACTTAGTAGTTGGGCCCATCTTTACCTCACTTTTTGGTGGTGttgatatattatttactgATTTTGTTGGGATTGCTTTTTCAGGTGGAGCAGTGCTTTTTGGTTGTTCTATCTTTTTTGCTACAATCTTTGGAGGTCCCAGTTTAGTAGGTGA
This Cryptosporidium parvum Iowa II chromosome 7, whole genome shotgun sequence DNA region includes the following protein-coding sequences:
- a CDS encoding cryptopsoridial mucin, large thr stretch, signal peptide sequence (transcripts identified by EST), which translates into the protein MVNIKVSSSAIALVAVIMNPLFSLAFKSSNRLEMRIESSGAVSNEKFVIPSLPSDLDPTTFLLIDSTGKKFSPYTGKHADASTTSSAYSAPFELDVSGVPIEPNTRRMVDPVSLMLFDNSTGVMYDPNTNSILEGSIAGIRSESCIVSELNFTSTTGFTTDTSMNWPVSITSGELKDPNKQATISGSRSCGWKQGYSIDSSTGFRVDSITGLPTDPYSNCPFNPVTGNLVSRSTGKTIPNTYAGVYRSNETKTTEPSANTNFLLVDPKINAPCNSENSFEQGQIFDMGSKVYIPYTKCVGVKHTTTTTTTTTTTTTTTTTTTTTTTTTTTTTTTTTTTTTTTTTTTTTTTTTTTTTTTTTTTTTTTTTTTKKPTTTTTTTTTTTTTTTTTTTTTTTTTTTTTTTTTTTTTTTTTTTTTTTTTTTTTTTTTTTTTTTTTTTTTTTTTTTTTTTTTTTTTTTTTTTTTTTTTTTTTTTTTTTTTTTTTTTTTTTTTTTTTTTTTTTTTTTTTTTTTTTTTTTTTTTTTTTSTKKPTTTTTTTTTTTTTTTTTTTTTTTTTTTTTTTTTKKPTTTTTTTTTTTTTTTTTTTTTTTTTTTTTTTTTTTTTTKKPTTTTTTTTTTTTKKPTTTTTATTTTTTSETESVIKPDEWCWLEKNGECEAKGATYVGVIGKDGRIENGMAFTMIPNDDTHVRFRFKVKDVGNTISVRCRKGAGKLEFPDRSLDFTIPPVAGHNSCSIIVGVSGDGKIHVSPYGSKDVSLISAPIQPSELFNEVYCDTCTAKYGAIHSGYQTSADFVTTTTAKPTTTTTGAPGQPTTTTTGSPSKPTTTTTTKATTTTTTLNPIITTTTQKPTTTTTTKVPGKPPIATTTTTLKPIVTTTTTKATTTTTTTVPTTTTTTKRDEMTTTTTPLPDIGDIEITPIPIEKMLDKYTRMIYDYNSGLLLDSNDEPIPGSQAGQIADTSNLFPVQTHKSTGLPIDPMVGLPFDPKSGNLVHPYTNQTMSGLSVSYLAAKNLTVDTDETYGLPIDTLTGYPLDPVSLIPFNPETGELFDPISDEIMNGTIAGIVSGISASESLLSQKSAPIDPATNMVVGEFGGLLNPATGVMIPGSLGPSEQTPFSPEIEDGGIIPPEVAAANADKFKLSIPPSVPESIPEKDQKIDSISELMYDIESGRLIGQVSKRPIPGSIAGDLNPIMKTPTQTDSVTGKPIDPTTGLPFNPPTGHLINPTNNNTMDSSFAGAYKYAVSNGIKTDNVYGLPVDEITGLPKDPVSDIPFNSTTGELVDPSTGKPINNSTAGIVSGKPGLPPIEDENGNLFDPSTNLPIDGNNQLVNPETNSTVSGSTSGTTKPKPGIPVNGGGVVPDEEAKDQADKGKDGLIVPPTNSINKDPVTNTQYSNTTGNIINPETGKVIPGSLPGSLNYPSFNTPQQTDEITGKPVDTVTGLPYDPSTGEIIDPATKLPIPGSVAGDEILTEVLNITTDEVTGLPIDLETGLPRDPVSGLPQLPNGTLVDPSNKKPIPGSHSGFINGTSGEQSHEKDPSTGKPLDPNTGLPFDEDSGSLINPETGDKLQGSHSGTFMPVPGKPQGENGGIMTPEQILEALNKLPTSNEVNISPRPSSDAVPDRPTNTWWNKISGQTYQVDGKKTIPGSAASVIHTALGTPTQTDPTTGLPSDPSTGLPFIPGFNVLVDPQTGEQIKGSVPYVSLYVKEKNIVTEAAYGLPVDPKTGFPIDPISYLPFAKNGELIDPISGKYFSGSIAGFISGKAGSQSKSSDESGNPIDPSTNMPYDPKTGKLIDPESGIAIDNSVSGVFATVPGTAAPKKGGVIPESVAAEAAKKYFAANVEGEGEGEEVPPPPESSSNIAIQAAGGASAAVGLVAAGVGAWYASRNRQEGEDDDDYADGFEAEYEEEEEEEGDEAANETVVTIERDSSFWNES
- a CDS encoding hypothetical protein (with carboxy terminus conserved in plasmodium sp.; similar to gi:23612840), translated to MSEGIKAGLKPAPLITKNAMIGKSPKDLPGLKKLPGTNLVKISSKPGEPAQLKPPPGLKVQVAKTGDVESKSQVSTKLTSIKPDVVKKVGIDAPKIGLANKDGSPTKLGPPKIVAKKIEQPKSTAPPEKAIPTKSVNNISTPPKSEVKMGPTTKFQAPVSGSSSPPELKTEQRLECQSKEPSLQKISESKANLTPSKEQNQKPNLAINKSQNPAPSNSNVPASKETSQLKSSINSANTNSGNIPTNNFQNGMFPQLGVGFNGIPDMFNRSGSPSFQGLDPAMWQMVTTIAAICSTACQNGGRSSRHCCRKHHSRKHKKEAELKDTNSNSSNKESSDLSEAQIDQTPKESSNDKNKKSGERKSNQNDNTVSGTKWHGIEKKIATIRGLRDLESTDSNLDDDDELAASNTLPQGIGHPRYSDMVEFPSEISAFNGNSRNRRYLAKQGVCNGAKFSKSPFVGGLSAARRRPYSSLTEMAAYFSNIEPQDQNDVIVMLLACRKLEKQIEEQQTVMQLLEHDLKEAQSLLRFPPEWRSLNNEEVLGHSPLPTGQIPSTNDPPYVSNHPNIEPPWVNKRPKDGLPSRAPTKL